A single genomic interval of Stieleria maiorica harbors:
- the cas7g gene encoding type I-G CRISPR-associated RAMP protein Csb1/Cas7g, protein MPSSLNLKTLHDAVSNTACAFRSRTRLHPADGPGGKIFPPTHLGGEYAIEQRRRTGTDGKPEEVTCVLVDSVQSSANRLEEALKLQVDSGKLSLPLVRVDFDDDKLTDPIGSLSTLDVPHRLADAILRDSLIDEDGKAVPFRKSSWGSRLDVASLANATPLLEISPTSLLFGLWDSTGPKGGLGAKFQRAIVSEIVAIGAAVGVRTSSRIDPLQIRSGIPIKKGNDSEYEVAAKESKGTVQASEINHGNIPPTIDAGGITCDYCEHSLTLSLPALRRLRFPIDGQWSPEADNAGRTLLASIGLMASALACEAGFDLRSRCLLWPEVPFELELLDRPGETPERFTLTGDQGIALYNEAVEQLRGVGLPYHTEPVTLRPKDSLMKLLVASQEKAAAESPTEGD, encoded by the coding sequence ATGCCCTCATCACTCAACCTCAAGACACTTCACGACGCCGTTTCTAACACTGCATGTGCCTTTCGTTCTCGGACGCGGTTGCATCCAGCCGACGGTCCCGGCGGAAAGATCTTTCCACCGACGCATCTGGGCGGCGAGTATGCGATCGAACAACGTCGGAGAACCGGTACCGATGGCAAACCGGAGGAAGTTACTTGCGTGTTGGTTGATTCGGTGCAGTCGAGTGCTAATCGGCTTGAGGAAGCGTTAAAGCTCCAAGTGGACTCGGGCAAGCTGTCCCTTCCACTTGTTCGCGTCGACTTTGACGACGACAAATTGACCGACCCGATCGGATCGTTGTCGACGTTGGACGTTCCGCACCGACTGGCTGATGCGATTTTGCGTGACAGCTTGATTGACGAAGATGGGAAGGCGGTCCCCTTCCGCAAAAGTTCTTGGGGCAGCCGGCTCGACGTTGCAAGCTTGGCCAACGCAACGCCACTTTTGGAAATCTCACCGACTTCCTTGCTGTTCGGGTTGTGGGATAGCACTGGGCCAAAAGGCGGTTTGGGCGCAAAATTTCAACGCGCCATCGTCAGCGAAATCGTAGCCATCGGCGCGGCCGTTGGGGTGCGGACGAGCAGCCGGATCGATCCGCTGCAAATTCGCAGCGGTATCCCGATCAAGAAAGGCAATGATTCCGAATACGAAGTCGCGGCGAAAGAAAGTAAGGGAACCGTGCAGGCATCGGAGATTAACCACGGCAACATCCCGCCGACCATTGATGCTGGCGGGATCACTTGTGACTACTGCGAACATTCATTGACGCTGTCTTTGCCGGCGTTGCGGCGTTTGCGGTTTCCAATAGACGGCCAGTGGTCGCCTGAGGCCGACAATGCTGGAAGAACGCTGTTAGCTTCGATCGGCTTGATGGCATCCGCGTTGGCTTGCGAAGCTGGTTTTGATCTCCGCAGTCGATGCCTGCTGTGGCCGGAAGTTCCGTTTGAATTGGAACTGCTCGATCGACCCGGCGAAACACCCGAGCGGTTTACGTTGACCGGAGATCAAGGCATCGCGCTTTATAACGAAGCGGTCGAGCAACTTCGCGGCGTCGGCCTTCCCTACCATACCGAACCGGTAACGCTGCGTCCCAAAGATTCGTTGATGAAGTTGCTGGTCGCAAGTCAGGAAAAGGCTGCAGCGGAATCACCGACGGAGGGTGACTGA
- a CDS encoding ThiF family adenylyltransferase — protein MTGPADRFARQSGLVARERLADHRVTVIGVGAIGRQVALQLASIGVPRLQLIDFDHVEPTNVTTQGYRHDQIGQAKVEATVCDLRLVDPMIDVAIVKDRFRPRQRHGEIVVSCVDSISSRTAIWRCAKSRCDLWIDGRMRGEVVRVLASDDPKHDEHYETTLFAAAEAHTGSCTTASTVYAASLAASLMVHQLTRWLRGIPVERDLSVNLLASEMMPT, from the coding sequence ATGACCGGGCCGGCAGATCGCTTTGCGCGACAATCCGGGCTGGTCGCTCGGGAACGTCTTGCAGACCACAGGGTTACCGTCATCGGCGTCGGCGCCATCGGACGCCAAGTCGCATTGCAGCTCGCCTCGATCGGCGTACCACGGTTGCAGCTGATCGATTTTGATCACGTTGAGCCGACCAACGTTACCACACAAGGTTACCGGCACGACCAAATCGGCCAAGCGAAGGTGGAGGCGACGGTTTGCGATCTTCGCTTGGTGGATCCGATGATCGATGTGGCCATCGTGAAGGACCGATTCCGGCCACGCCAGAGACACGGCGAGATTGTCGTTTCGTGCGTCGATTCGATTTCATCACGGACCGCCATCTGGCGTTGCGCGAAATCTCGCTGCGACTTGTGGATCGACGGGCGGATGCGTGGTGAAGTCGTCAGGGTGCTCGCCTCGGATGATCCGAAACACGACGAGCACTACGAAACGACGCTGTTCGCGGCGGCGGAGGCCCACACAGGAAGCTGCACCACGGCCAGCACCGTCTACGCCGCCAGTCTTGCGGCATCACTGATGGTCCACCAGCTCACGCGCTGGCTACGGGGCATACCCGTCGAACGCGACCTGAGCGTCAACCTTCTCGCATCGGAAATGATGCCCACCTAG
- a CDS encoding molybdopterin converting factor, whose translation MKVLLINNDGAGFADYIDVQDNTSVQDLFNQRIGAARESNYLIRVNRLPVPRDQILQEGDRISITPTKIEGAS comes from the coding sequence ATGAAAGTCCTACTGATCAACAACGACGGTGCCGGTTTCGCCGACTACATCGACGTGCAAGACAACACCTCTGTCCAAGACCTGTTCAACCAACGCATCGGGGCCGCCCGGGAGTCGAATTATCTGATTCGAGTGAATCGTCTGCCGGTGCCCCGCGATCAAATCCTGCAGGAAGGCGACCGAATCTCGATCACGCCGACCAAGATCGAGGGAGCATCGTGA
- a CDS encoding AAA family ATPase — translation MSLAKRMEEFVRACFSGIWITSHEHVDAIDEISQLCQREGWRMASWNIAAGLRCGGQTVEQDVSDPLAAVGVASLLSEDDQTTVVVLENFHRFLQSAEIIQAIAHQVITGKQTRTILVVLAPIVQLPVELEKLFVVIDHELPSRQQLREIAAAIATEPGEQPEEAQFERVLDAATGLTRFEAENAFALSLVRDNRLTAETLWQQKSQMLTKAGTLQLYRGNADFSALGGLASLKAFTRRSLLRSSQLNKLVRPRGVLLLSPPGCGKSEFCKALGKEVGRPVLQLDVGSLMGSLVGQSEERTRQALQIVDAMAPCVLMLDEAEKAFSGVGGSGSNDSGVSSRMFGTFLSWLNDHESDVFVVCTSNDASKLPPEFSRSERFDGVFFVDLPGREQKDTIWSLYLELFALPPDQRKPADDNWTGAEIRACCRLAALLDVPVVQAASNVVPVAVTSAESIERLRKWASGRCLDADQSGIYQHRPKRRASRHGVSRSEPSEN, via the coding sequence ATGTCGCTCGCCAAGCGAATGGAGGAGTTCGTGCGCGCGTGCTTCTCCGGAATCTGGATCACATCACACGAACATGTCGATGCGATCGATGAAATCAGCCAGCTCTGCCAGCGAGAGGGCTGGAGGATGGCCAGTTGGAATATCGCCGCCGGCCTGCGCTGCGGCGGTCAAACCGTCGAGCAGGACGTCAGTGATCCGCTGGCTGCCGTCGGCGTCGCCAGCCTGCTGTCCGAAGACGACCAGACGACGGTCGTTGTCCTGGAGAACTTTCACCGGTTTCTGCAGTCCGCGGAGATCATCCAGGCCATCGCTCACCAGGTCATCACCGGCAAGCAGACCCGGACGATTCTGGTCGTCCTGGCGCCGATTGTGCAGCTTCCGGTGGAGCTCGAAAAGCTGTTCGTGGTGATCGACCACGAACTGCCGAGCCGTCAGCAGCTGCGTGAGATCGCCGCGGCAATCGCCACCGAGCCGGGTGAACAGCCCGAGGAGGCACAATTCGAACGTGTCCTCGATGCGGCGACCGGACTGACCCGGTTTGAAGCCGAGAACGCGTTTGCGCTGTCGCTGGTGCGAGACAATCGGCTGACGGCCGAAACGCTGTGGCAGCAGAAGTCTCAGATGCTGACCAAGGCGGGGACTCTGCAGCTGTATCGCGGCAACGCGGATTTCAGTGCCCTCGGCGGTCTGGCATCGCTGAAAGCCTTCACGCGGCGGTCCCTGTTGCGATCGAGTCAGCTAAACAAACTGGTTCGTCCCCGCGGCGTGTTGCTGTTGTCGCCGCCTGGCTGCGGCAAGAGCGAGTTCTGCAAAGCACTGGGAAAAGAAGTCGGTCGGCCCGTGTTGCAGCTGGACGTGGGCAGCCTGATGGGCTCGCTCGTCGGCCAATCCGAGGAACGAACGCGGCAAGCCTTGCAGATCGTTGATGCGATGGCACCATGCGTGCTCATGCTTGACGAAGCGGAAAAGGCGTTCTCGGGCGTCGGTGGATCAGGCAGCAACGACAGCGGCGTCTCATCGCGGATGTTCGGCACGTTCTTGAGTTGGCTCAACGATCACGAATCCGACGTGTTTGTGGTTTGCACCAGCAACGACGCGTCAAAGCTGCCGCCGGAATTCAGCCGCAGCGAACGCTTTGACGGTGTCTTCTTTGTCGACCTGCCGGGCCGCGAGCAGAAAGACACGATCTGGTCGCTGTATCTGGAGCTGTTCGCTCTGCCACCCGATCAGCGGAAGCCTGCCGACGACAACTGGACCGGCGCAGAAATCAGGGCGTGCTGCCGGCTGGCGGCATTGCTCGATGTCCCCGTGGTTCAGGCAGCAAGCAACGTCGTTCCCGTGGCGGTCACGTCGGCGGAATCGATCGAAAGGCTCCGTAAGTGGGCGTCGGGGCGCTGTCTGGACGCCGATCAGTCCGGCATCTACCAGCATCGCCCCAAACGCCGTGCGTCCCGGCACGGCGTCTCCCGCAGCGAACCGTCGGAAAACTGA
- a CDS encoding DUF2997 domain-containing protein, which produces MKTIEIIVAPDGNTRVETSGFTGSDCRQASRSLLQALGQQTSEQLKPEFHQAATEQQQRASE; this is translated from the coding sequence ATGAAAACCATCGAAATCATCGTCGCCCCCGATGGGAACACCCGCGTGGAAACCAGCGGCTTCACCGGAAGCGACTGCCGGCAGGCGAGCCGCTCCCTGTTGCAGGCTCTGGGCCAGCAGACCAGCGAACAACTGAAACCCGAGTTTCATCAGGCTGCCACCGAGCAGCAGCAGCGGGCCAGCGAGTGA
- a CDS encoding DUF1257 domain-containing protein, with protein MSHIVEIQTEIRDAAAVREGCNRLGLQPPSEGTFKLFSKTVSGLGVQLRDWRYPVVCELNTGKVQYDNYQGRWGDPKRLDEFMQAYAVERAKLEARKQGHSVREQQLADGSIKVTVQVGGAA; from the coding sequence ATGTCGCACATCGTCGAAATTCAGACCGAAATCCGCGATGCGGCCGCCGTCCGGGAGGGCTGCAATCGCTTGGGGCTTCAGCCGCCCAGTGAGGGTACCTTCAAGCTGTTTAGCAAAACTGTGTCCGGCCTGGGCGTCCAGCTGCGTGACTGGCGCTACCCGGTCGTCTGCGAGCTCAATACCGGGAAGGTCCAGTACGACAACTACCAGGGCCGTTGGGGAGACCCCAAACGGCTCGACGAGTTCATGCAGGCTTACGCCGTCGAGCGGGCCAAGTTGGAGGCCCGGAAACAGGGGCACTCGGTCCGGGAACAGCAATTGGCCGATGGTTCCATCAAGGTCACCGTCCAGGTCGGAGGTGCCGCATGA
- a CDS encoding ParB N-terminal domain-containing protein — MSVKKKTRSKKTPKRKAANGKRSKATPKSTPKKANFTKRKTPAKPLQQSSDEADQKPTEHAELGPLPTIEHAIERYDQVTGVTEECGIMPLNSESQIQQLCESIKSTGQTVPIDITSDGKLLNGRHRLIACCALGIRPEFRIVDPQSPLQHVLADTNQREYNAATRAWIALEIEKLLRSRIGEPNGKPDAQSNDDGEEDVEVLAEIYVGDGKSIELAPGETVREAAIRLARSSRSAVRRLTTVLNKDRALAIQAVHGEITLKDAERQTGEASHVQCKPKIAERKLATGAIEYSYESRSAIVFPKRRHNGELRKLIVLSEPAKSRTMRVKTAKFARLKVIEFLMSSG; from the coding sequence ATGTCTGTCAAGAAAAAGACACGATCGAAAAAGACCCCGAAACGAAAGGCCGCCAATGGAAAACGAAGCAAAGCGACACCGAAATCCACGCCGAAGAAAGCGAATTTTACGAAACGCAAGACGCCTGCGAAACCATTGCAGCAATCCTCTGACGAGGCGGATCAAAAGCCGACCGAGCACGCTGAATTAGGGCCTCTGCCGACCATCGAGCACGCGATTGAGCGGTACGACCAGGTCACAGGTGTGACAGAGGAGTGTGGGATCATGCCGCTGAACTCGGAGTCGCAGATCCAACAGCTCTGCGAGTCGATCAAGTCTACGGGGCAAACCGTCCCGATCGATATCACCTCCGACGGCAAATTGCTCAACGGTCGGCATCGGCTGATCGCATGTTGTGCACTGGGAATTAGGCCTGAGTTTCGTATCGTCGATCCTCAGAGCCCCCTGCAACATGTATTGGCCGACACGAATCAGCGGGAATACAACGCGGCAACCCGTGCATGGATCGCCCTGGAAATCGAAAAGTTGTTGCGATCACGTATTGGCGAGCCGAACGGAAAACCGGACGCTCAGTCAAATGACGACGGCGAAGAGGATGTCGAAGTTCTGGCCGAAATCTACGTTGGTGATGGGAAGTCGATTGAATTAGCCCCCGGTGAGACGGTACGCGAGGCCGCGATTCGCTTGGCCAGGTCATCACGATCCGCCGTCCGTCGATTGACGACCGTCCTTAACAAGGATCGTGCACTCGCCATACAAGCTGTCCATGGCGAGATCACTCTGAAGGACGCTGAACGGCAAACTGGAGAAGCCTCTCACGTGCAGTGCAAGCCCAAGATAGCTGAACGAAAGCTGGCAACTGGAGCAATCGAATACTCCTACGAATCACGATCCGCCATCGTGTTTCCGAAGCGGCGTCACAACGGAGAGCTGCGGAAGCTCATAGTCCTGTCAGAGCCAGCGAAGTCAAGAACTATGCGGGTGAAGACCGCCAAGTTCGCACGTCTTAAAGTGATAGAGTTTCTCATGTCCTCTGGTTGA